One Deltaproteobacteria bacterium DNA segment encodes these proteins:
- a CDS encoding trehalose-6-phosphate synthase, giving the protein MDTDRKAGRRIFGGIERRDYTKGLVERMNIFFNAYNSLTNSRMDARFYQVTAPSRSDSPDYQHLNTVLEEAVSKMNAKMPGSPITRIDTGMLPPQNYRFMKEIDVMLATPLEDGMNLVAFEYMLSQKYKRPKDRGILVLSTSGASRVLKQKGFGEVDGIVYINPLKLKDAGDKAVTALLEGRRISHRVINYVENERRVDDWAQRNIDAILNRQKAS; this is encoded by the coding sequence ATCGACACGGACAGAAAAGCTGGGCGCCGTATTTTTGGAGGCATCGAGCGGCGCGATTATACCAAGGGGCTGGTCGAAAGAATGAACATATTCTTCAATGCGTATAATAGTCTTACTAACTCGCGAATGGATGCGAGGTTTTACCAGGTCACGGCGCCGAGCAGGTCTGACAGTCCGGACTATCAGCATCTCAACACGGTCCTGGAGGAAGCCGTCTCGAAAATGAATGCGAAAATGCCTGGTTCCCCTATTACCCGCATCGACACGGGGATGTTACCTCCCCAGAATTATCGGTTTATGAAGGAGATCGACGTCATGCTCGCCACGCCCCTTGAAGATGGCATGAACCTGGTGGCCTTTGAATATATGCTCTCACAAAAGTACAAACGCCCAAAGGATCGAGGTATCCTGGTCTTGAGCACGAGCGGTGCGTCGAGGGTGCTCAAGCAGAAAGGCTTTGGAGAGGTAGACGGAATTGTTTACATAAACCCTTTGAAGTTGAAAGACGCCGGAGATAAGGCTGTGACGGCCTTACTGGAAGGAAGGCGCATCTCGCACAGGGTCATCAACTACGTTGAGAACGAACGGAGAGTTGATGACTGGGCCCAGAGAAACATCGACGCCATTCTAAACCGCCAAAAAGCGTCATGA